The genomic stretch ATGCCCGATATACAGGGGCTGGCGGTGGATCGGCACCGGGTAGTGGACGGCGGTGCCGATCCCCTTCAGGCGGAGGTGCGCCATCAGGCCGTCACGTTCCAGGGGTGCGCTGTCCTCCACCCGCAGGACGTACTGATGGAAGACGTGCCCCGCCCCTGGGGCCGTCGAGGGCGTATGGAGCCAGGGAGAATCGATCCCGGAGGAGTAGTATGCCGCCGTCTCCTGCCGCCGCCGGTTGAAGCCGTCGAGGCGGTCCAGCTGGACGAGCCCGATGGCGGCGGCGATATCGGTCATGCGGTAGTTGTAGCCGAGTTCGGTGTGCAGATACTTCTCTGACTGGCCGTGGTTGATGATCCGGCGGAGGCGGGCGGCGTAGTCGTCGTCCGCTGTCGTCACCATCCCGCCCTCCCCGGTGGTGATGTTCTTGGTGGCATAAAAGGAGAAGCAGCCGAGATCGCCGATCGATCCGGCCCTCCGCCCGTCCAGGGATGCGCCGTGGGCCTGGGCGGCGTCCTCGATAAATATGAGGTCGCTGTCCGCACAGAGGTTGGCGATCGCCGGTGCGTCGCAGACCTGACCGTAGAGGTGGACACCGATCACGGCCTTCGTCCGCTCGGTGACGAGCGCCGCCGCAGAGGCCGGATCGATCGTATAGCGTTCGGGCTCCACATCGGCGAAAACGGGGCGGGCGCCGCACATCGAGACCGCCGTTGCGGTGGCGATGAAGGAGAAGGAGGGGACGATCACCTCGTCCCCGGGACCGATGCCGGCGGCCAGCAGGGCGGCATGGAGGGCGGCCGTACCCGAGTTGACGGCCACGGCATGGGTGACGCCGCAGCAGGCGGCGAAGCGGTCTTCAAAATCGGCTACCCTCTTGCCTGCGGCGATCATACCGGACTCGAGCACCTCCTGCACCGCTTCCGCTTCTTCAGGTCCAAGAGTGGGTCGGGCGATCGGCACCGCCATGCCTACTCCAGCATCTTCTCCGGGAGGTCGACGAAGCGCGCCGGGGTGCCGATCGCCATCATGCGGGCCGGGACGTCGTGGGTGACCACCGACCCGGCGGCGACGAGCGCCCCCTCGCCGATGGTGATGCCCGGGAGGATCACCGCTCCGGCCCCGATCGAGACATTGTCCTTGATCACCGGGCCCTGGAGGGGCGGTCTGCCGTGCGGCGGGTAGCGGTCGTTCGTGAGCACGGCGTTCGGCCCGATGAACACGCTGTTCCCGAGGATGGTATTGGTCGGGATATAGACCATACTCTGGAGGGAGACGTCGTTCCCGATCGAGCACTCCCCCTCGATCACCGTCGAGGTGCCGACGGCCACCCGGTCGCCGATCTTCGTATGCTCACGGATCATCACGTTGTGCCCGCTCGAGAAGTCGTCACCGATCTCCACGTCGCAGTAGATGATCGTCCCGCTCCTGAGAACGGCGTTTTTGCCGATGACGGTCCCGGTAAAATCCGTCTGTCCGAGCCGTTCCCTGGAAGGAAACCCGAGGGTCACCGGTTCGAAGATGCGTGCGCCCTCGCCCACGCTGTTTGTGCCATATTCTGTCATTCGACGGTCACGCTCTTTGCCAGGTTTCTTGGTTTGTCGATGTCACGGCATAAAGCGTTCGCCGTGTGGTAGGCCAGCAGCTGCAGGACCACCGAGACCGTGACCGCCTGCACCATCGGGTGGTCCTCGGGGACCGTGACGAAGACGTCCACGACACTCTCGACCTCGGTGTCGCCCTCGACCCCGATGCCGATGATCGGAGCGCCCCGCGCCTTCATCTCCTTGATGTTGGAGAGCATCACCCCGTAGGTCTGCCCCGGGATGCAGATGGCGACGACCGGGGTCTCGGTGGAGAGGAGGGCGAACGGACCATGCTTCAGTTCGCCGGCTGCATACCCCTCGGCATGGATGTAGGAGATCTCCTTCATCTTCAGGGCGCCCTCCAGGGCCACCGGGTAGAACACCCCGCGTCCCACATAGAACATGCCGGTGGCGCTGCCGAGCAGCCCGACCGCCGCCTCCAGGTCGGTCGAGAGCACCCGTTCGATGGAGCGGTGGGCGTGGGCGAGGGGTTCGGTGAACCGCCCGTCCGCCATCACGTTCACCATGCCCATGAACACGGCGAGCTGCGCCGTGAACGACTTTGTGGCGGCGACGCTGATCTCAGGGCCCGCACACATGAAAACGGTCCAGTCGGCGCTGCGGGTGATGGAGCTCCCGAGCACGTTCGTGACCGCCAGGGTCGGGCAGTTCCTCGCCTTCGCCGCCTCGATCGCCGCCAGTGTGTCGGCGGTCTCGCCGGACTGGGTCACCCCGATCACCATGTCGCGGACCGGTGGGGTGTAGTATTTGAACTCGGAGGCCAGTTCCACCGAGAGGCGTTTGGTGGTGTACTCCTGGACGAGATAGCGGAAGGCCATGGAGGCATGGTAGGAGGTGCCGCAGGCGGCCACGGTGATCTCTGAGGGGATCCTGAGCATGGAGAGGCGGGAGTCCTTCTCGAGCGCCTTGATGGTGTTGTAGAACACCTGCGGCTGTTCGTAGATCTCCTTGAGCATATAGTGCTCAAAACCGCCCTTCTTGGCGTCGTCGACACTCCAGGTGATATGGTTGACCGCCCGCTCGACCGCCACGCCGTCATGGTAGACGTCGATCCGTGCCGGGGTGAGGGCGGCGATATCCCCGTCCTCCAGGTAAACCGCCCGCTCGGTGTGGTCGAGCAGCGGGGTGATATCTGATGCGCAGAGGGTCTCGCCGTCGCCGATCCCGAGCACGAGGGGACTGCTCTTGCGGGCGGCGATGATCCGGGTGTCGTCCTTTGCGATGACCAGGATGGCATATGAACCCTCCAGGTGGCGCACCGCCTCCGTGACCGCCGCCAGCAGGTCGCCGCGGTGGTGCTCCTCCACCAGATGGGCGATCACCTCGGTGTCGGTCTCGCTCGCAAAACGGTGCCCGTTTTCGATGAGTTTACGTTTCAGCACCGCATAGTTCTCGATGATCCCGTTATGCACCACGGCGATCCTGCCCGAACAGTCGGTATGGGGGTGGGCGTTGGTGTCGTTGGGCACCCCGTGGGTCGCCCAGCGGGTGTGCCCGATCCCGATGGTGCCACCGAGAGCGGTGATATCGGCGCCGTTCTCTGAGATCCGTCCACTCCGTTTTACAACGCGGATCTCGCCGTTCTCGGTTGCGACTCCGAACGAGTCATAGCCGCGATATTCAAGGCGTTTTAAGCCCTCGACAACCAGAGGTGCGGCGTCCCTCCAGCCGATATACCCCACTATCCCGCACACGTCTCTCCCCTCACGAAAAACAACATCCAGTATTCACCTCAACTCTTATAAGATTCTTGCGCCATCGGGAACCTCGCCATAGACCGTCTTTCCGTCATCGATACGGGCCTCGTTCCCGACGATGCAGTTCTTCAGGATGCAGAACGGAGCCGTCCTGACGTTGTCTCCCAGGATCGCCCCGAAACCAGCCCTGATCATCTCTCCCTCGATCGAGAAGATGGTCCGGTAGGGAATGGTTGTGGAGTGGTCCCCGATCTCCGACCCGATCCCGATGACTGCATCAGATAGACGCGCATGGGACCTGATCCGCACGTCGTCCAGGACCAGGGAGTGGGCGATCATCGTGAAGGGTTCGACCTCCACCCGTGATCCGATGCTGGTTTCAGGCATGATCACGCAGTTCGGGCCGATCCGGCAGTCGTCCCCGATGACGACCGGGCCCAGGATGGTGGTGTTCGGGCCGATGGTCGTACCCTTTCCGATCGAGACCGCCCCCCGCATCACCACCGAGGACCCGATCTGTCCGGCCCGCTCCTGCCTGATCTCCCTGAGGAGGGCGGAGTTGAGGCGGAGCAGGTCCCAGGGGTAGATGGCGTCCTGCCAGTCCTCGGCAGGAACGGCCCTGAGGCTTTTTCCGTCTGCGATCATGGCGTTGACGGCGTCCGGGATCTCGTTCTTGGTGAGATAGGGGAGGAAGGATGGGGTGAGGGAGAAGATACCGGTGGAGACGGTGAAACCCGGTGCCTCATCCGGTTTTTCGATCACTTCCCTGACATACCCGTCCCTGATGGTGAGCACCCCGAAGTTGGAGGGGTGGGGGTGGTCCCATGTCAGCACGGCGTTCTTCTCCTTCATGATCCGTGCGATCGATGCCGTGTCGATGTAGTTGTCGCCGGGGAGCAGCAGAAAGTCGCCGGTGATCAGTGGTGCGGCGCACTTCAGGGCGTGGGCCGTTCCGAGCTGGCGCTCCTGCACCACCACCCGCACCGGGATATCCAGGCTGTTTAAGTGACGGATCACCTGCTCCTTTTTATAGCCGACGACGACGATGATCTCCCGGAT from Methanofollis fontis encodes the following:
- a CDS encoding DegT/DnrJ/EryC1/StrS family aminotransferase, with the translated sequence MAVPIARPTLGPEEAEAVQEVLESGMIAAGKRVADFEDRFAACCGVTHAVAVNSGTAALHAALLAAGIGPGDEVIVPSFSFIATATAVSMCGARPVFADVEPERYTIDPASAAALVTERTKAVIGVHLYGQVCDAPAIANLCADSDLIFIEDAAQAHGASLDGRRAGSIGDLGCFSFYATKNITTGEGGMVTTADDDYAARLRRIINHGQSEKYLHTELGYNYRMTDIAAAIGLVQLDRLDGFNRRRQETAAYYSSGIDSPWLHTPSTAPGAGHVFHQYVLRVEDSAPLERDGLMAHLRLKGIGTAVHYPVPIHRQPLYIGHTASCPVADALAASVFSIPVHPTVTDEDRTLIVDTLNEVA
- a CDS encoding N-acetyltransferase; amino-acid sequence: MTEYGTNSVGEGARIFEPVTLGFPSRERLGQTDFTGTVIGKNAVLRSGTIIYCDVEIGDDFSSGHNVMIREHTKIGDRVAVGTSTVIEGECSIGNDVSLQSMVYIPTNTILGNSVFIGPNAVLTNDRYPPHGRPPLQGPVIKDNVSIGAGAVILPGITIGEGALVAAGSVVTHDVPARMMAIGTPARFVDLPEKMLE
- the glmS gene encoding glutamine--fructose-6-phosphate transaminase (isomerizing) — protein: MCGIVGYIGWRDAAPLVVEGLKRLEYRGYDSFGVATENGEIRVVKRSGRISENGADITALGGTIGIGHTRWATHGVPNDTNAHPHTDCSGRIAVVHNGIIENYAVLKRKLIENGHRFASETDTEVIAHLVEEHHRGDLLAAVTEAVRHLEGSYAILVIAKDDTRIIAARKSSPLVLGIGDGETLCASDITPLLDHTERAVYLEDGDIAALTPARIDVYHDGVAVERAVNHITWSVDDAKKGGFEHYMLKEIYEQPQVFYNTIKALEKDSRLSMLRIPSEITVAACGTSYHASMAFRYLVQEYTTKRLSVELASEFKYYTPPVRDMVIGVTQSGETADTLAAIEAAKARNCPTLAVTNVLGSSITRSADWTVFMCAGPEISVAATKSFTAQLAVFMGMVNVMADGRFTEPLAHAHRSIERVLSTDLEAAVGLLGSATGMFYVGRGVFYPVALEGALKMKEISYIHAEGYAAGELKHGPFALLSTETPVVAICIPGQTYGVMLSNIKEMKARGAPIIGIGVEGDTEVESVVDVFVTVPEDHPMVQAVTVSVVLQLLAYHTANALCRDIDKPRNLAKSVTVE
- the glmU gene encoding bifunctional sugar-1-phosphate nucleotidylyltransferase/acetyltransferase, translated to MQAVILAAGEGRRLRPLTHSMPKAMVPVANRPIIEYIIRALEKNGIREIIVVVGYKKEQVIRHLNSLDIPVRVVVQERQLGTAHALKCAAPLITGDFLLLPGDNYIDTASIARIMKEKNAVLTWDHPHPSNFGVLTIRDGYVREVIEKPDEAPGFTVSTGIFSLTPSFLPYLTKNEIPDAVNAMIADGKSLRAVPAEDWQDAIYPWDLLRLNSALLREIRQERAGQIGSSVVMRGAVSIGKGTTIGPNTTILGPVVIGDDCRIGPNCVIMPETSIGSRVEVEPFTMIAHSLVLDDVRIRSHARLSDAVIGIGSEIGDHSTTIPYRTIFSIEGEMIRAGFGAILGDNVRTAPFCILKNCIVGNEARIDDGKTVYGEVPDGARIL